The window TCATTATGGAGCTCGACATTTTACACCGGGCCGTTGCTCCCGAAATAGTCGAATTCTACGGTGCATTCACTATTGAATCCTGTGTCTATTACTGTATGGAGTACATGGATGCCGGTTCACTCGATTCCCTCACTGGTGGCGGTGTGCAAGCCAAGGATCAGAcaaaggatgaagaagaagatgcgGCAATACGAGTGCCAGAGGGTGTGTTGAGGAGGATTACGGCAAGAATCGTGAAAGGATTGAGATTCTTAAAGGATGAGTTGCAGATCATCCATCGAGGTCAGTTAATTCTTGCACGTGCAATGAAAATGGGTAGATATGCTGATAATGATGTAGATGTCAAGCCCACAAATGTGTTGATCAATGGCAAGGGAGAGGTCAAGATGTGTGACTTTGGTGTTTCAGGTCAGCTCGAAAAGAGTTTGGCCAAAACCAACATTGGTTGTCAATCCTACATGGCCGTACgtccttctctctcctctATCTCAAAAGAGCCTGTCAGCTAACTTTGACTTTTTTCGTTAGCCCGAACGTATCAAATCTGAAACAGCCAACCAAAATCCTACATACACTGTCTCCTCAGATGTCTGGTCTGTCGGTCTGTCCATTGTCGAGCTCGCCAAGGGATGCTACCCCTATCCCCCAGAGACGTATGCGAATGTGTTTGCGCAATTGCAGGCGATTGTGCATGGCACTCCGCCAACGTTGCCCCCCGGATACAGCGATGATGCGAATGATTTCGTTGCCAAGTGGTACGtttctcatcctctttcctcctcttctttgaAACTGACGATGCTGATAATGAATGGTAATATTAAAGTCTTGAGAAGGATCCCAACCGACGACCGACTTATGCTCAGCTCTTAGAACATCCTTTCTTGTTAGCAGACAAGGGCGCAGAAGTCGACATGGTTGGATGGGTAGAACGAGCGCTGAGGCGCAAGGCGGAGAGGGGGATTGCCAGCCTGAATCCTATCCATCCACCAATTCCTCTGGAACCATAATGGCTCTCCCCTTTCCGCGCTCGCTCCTTCTCAAACTTCCGCAAAAACAGCACACTTTTAGCGCATCAATGAACAGTGCTCTCGACTCTTTTCCACGAACTCTCACGGCATAGATACAAATCATCTTTTTCGAACGTACGAatgtttttttttttcggTAAAGAAAGCCCTCTTAATCCTCTTCTTACCGCTAGTCGGCTTGTCACCTTCCCTGCAAAATCTTACCTGAATCGTGCCCCAAAATATATATCGACATTTGATGAACCTTCACCAACTGCCAGATTAAAGGCAAGTCATATACCCGGCACACCTCGTCTTCCATCCTTTTCCATCAatcccttttcttttcatGGTATACCAACTCTctttttcattttttttttttcgaTCAATCAACATACTTTTACAGAGTACAAAGTATTCTCATTGTACCATGGGGATTTCATGTTTAAAACAAATCTAATTTCTACTTTGAGGTCATGATTTGGTTATCAACTTTTTTTAATAGGGAAATCAAGGTTCTTCGCATCGTTCTCTTTTATTCCTTTCTTTCGAACatccttttttttttataTACAAAGCAACTTGGGATACACGGTATTATATGGGGGGATTATGTGATTGCGTATTTTTCTCGGTTTTTTTATGTTTCAAGGAGCGTTGATAGGACAGCACAAGTCTATAGATTAATGGCACCTGCAATGCACATCAGTCATAGGAAAACGAGGCCAAAAGTCAATATGAAAATGCACGCAAGATGTCGGCCATCTTCTCTGAGATGGCAATGCCTTTCTTTGACCAGCTTTGAAAATTTGTTCAAAAAACGATATCTTGCGAGTTGCTTTCCAAGTACTAATATCGAATAACGTTGTGACTACTTCGTCAAAGAAGGCTACAGAACCTACAGCCTATGGGTCCTCTGAAAGCCTTGGGTGTGAGGCGCCAAGCGGCTACGAGGGAGGCAAATAACGAGGAAGTGTGCATCGTGAATCATCATGGATCCTACATTAAGAGGAAGAGAGTTTTAGTGCATTCTCTGAATGAGGAGGGTTTCCCTCACAAAAGTGCCTTTTTTCCAACTGATCCAAGCAATATTCCGCGATCAACTTGTCAATCGAAAGATATGCATACATACAGCTAGAAAAGAGACCCTGGACCTGCAGTAGTATCAGACTGGTGGAGCATTTCATTTATTTTCCTTCTGCCGCCCACTAATGGGCAACCGTCTAGAACGTGCTCATCAAGCTCTTCACCCATTCGTTCCCTTCCAGTCGGTCCTTGAATTCTTCAGCGGTATTCTTTAACAACTGAAccatctcatcttcactcGTGGCCATCTCAGCATCCGCCCCTTCTCCATTTCCAGCGGCAGAGACGCGAGATTTCCAGGTGTCGAGGAACTCTTTGACAATGTCGGTACCAGCATCGATTTCGGTCTTTGGGAACTTGGATGAGAAGGCTGGGGTTTGGTTGTCTGCCGCAGTTGATACATGTCAACATGCGGAATGCATTAGGTTATCGAGTATAGAAACTCACCTCCAAAgtcttccagctcttccGCTTTACGCTTGGCGAGCTACATCGTCATATTAACGATGCACCTTCAAAGGAAAGCTATGGTAAGAACCCACCTTGACGACACTCTCGGGAAAGTTTGCCAGTTCAGCAACATGGATACCAAAACTTTGATCACAGATACCTTCTTTGACTTGGTAGAGCAATGTGATGtccctttccttcccacccccttctccatctttgTCTTGGACGAGAGCTTCCACATGCAAGTTCTTCACGTGAGGGTTCTTTTCAGAAAGGGTGGTAAGCTCGTGAAAGTGGGTGGCGAAGAGACAAAAGCAGTGGATCTTCTCGGCAATGTATCTGGAATTCGCAGTCAGCAAAAGCTCCTGCAAGAAGTTGAAGGACGCACTCTGATATCGCCCATGCAAGACCAAAACCATCGTATGTAGATGTACCTCGACCAAGCTCATCGATAATGATCAAAGAGTCTTTGGTTGCAGACTGCAGCATTATCAGCACCAATATCAATATTTACACTAGAAAGTTAAGAACTCACCCTCAAGATGGTCGCGGTTTCCAGCATCTCTGCCATGAACGTACTGACTCCCTTCAATTGGTTGTCCCCAGCACCAACCCTGGCAAGGATACAGTCAAAGATGGGTAACTGGGCTTCTGTAGCCGGCACAAAGCACCCGACCTGAGCCATAAGGGCGATAACGCCAATTTGTCGGATGTATGTTGATTTACCACCCATGTTCGGTCCGGTAAGAATGATAAACTCGGAATCACCCTTGCGCATCTCATGGTCATTAGGGATAAAAACAATGTCATCTTGGACTTCAAGACAAGGGTGACGGGCGCCTAGAACAACGACGTCGCCGGTACCTATACTCTTGTCAGATATGATCTTCGATCAAGGACAGAATTTACCTTTTTCAGTCAAGATGGGCTTGACATAAGGAATGGGAGCCTCAGAAGAGACGTGGGCCATACTAACTACGATGAGCTTTCTTGTCGTCTTCTGACCAAAGTGCGGACATACCTGACAATGACATCGACAGCCGCAATCATGTTATCCAGCATTTCCAAAACCGGGGTGTACGAGGCTTCTTTAAATCAGCGGCTGTCACTCAGTGTTATTTCGATAACTCACCAGCGATCGAGACAACCTCCTTGACAAGATGCCTTTGCTGCTTCTCGTACAATTCCTGCAATCTGAAGTACTCCTCGCTCAACGCCTTGAGGGTTTTAGTGGTAAATATAGTACCAGATTTTTGAGTAGCGAGATCAATATATTCCTTCTTGTTACGAATGAGGCTAGCCTCCTGTAAAGGCAGTGTCGTTAGCGATGGCCACTTTCTGATATAATGCAGGAAGACATACCGCCTTCGTAATCCTGAAAGAGTACTTGTAAACTTGATGATTCTCCAAATGAAGCTTCTTGTCGATATCCAGACCCAGATCATTCCCAACTCGCCTGTGTTCATCATCAAGCTGGTCTCGCACGTCTAACAACTCGTCTCTGTGTCTCTGGAGGTCTTCATCGATAGTGGGGAGTATCACATAGTTGTGATTGGCAAGTTCGTCAAGATCGATGGTGTCTTCAACCATGGAAGAGTAATTTCCAAGCTTTTCAATATGTTC is drawn from Cryptococcus gattii WM276 chromosome A, complete sequence and contains these coding sequences:
- a CDS encoding DNA mismatch repair protein MSH2, putative (Similar to TIGR gene model, INSD accession AAW41279.1), producing the protein MPMYGNESTSAPKPLFDMDKDSEEKFVRFVERMPTKLDGMIRLFDRGDYYSAHGADAIFIANEVYRTTNVLKYLGSGKPSSSSGSYARGLPSVTISMALTKAFLREALTTKQMRIEIYAPTGGVAPGSRKDHSKWEISKTASPGNLSQVEDLLFSDKDLTANAVSMAIRVVVKDGVNTVGVGFVDVQEKVVGVSEFVDDENFSNTESLLIQLGVKECILQADEKRPELAKLRMLVEWCGVIVTDRKSSEFQTKNVEQDLNRLLDESHAGAALPEFDLKIAMSALSALINYLSLLSDLSLHGQLRLHRHDLSQYMKLDASALKALNLMPNPQELGGNRNMSIYGLLNRCKTSQGTRLLGRWLKQPLVNRHEIIQRQTMVEVFVEDSVNRQSIQTKYLKQMPDFHRISKKFHKRVAGLEDVVRVYQAVQLLPGLQEILENANTPEPGARDLIEEIWLKPLREHIEKLGNYSSMVEDTIDLDELANHNYVILPTIDEDLQRHRDELLDVRDQLDDEHRRVGNDLGLDIDKKLHLENHQVYKYSFRITKAEASLIRNKKEYIDLATQKSGTIFTTKTLKALSEEYFRLQELYEKQQRHLVKEVVSIAASYTPVLEMLDNMIAAVDVIVSMAHVSSEAPIPYVKPILTEKGTGDVVVLGARHPCLEVQDDIVFIPNDHEMRKGDSEFIILTGPNMGGKSTYIRQIGVIALMAQVGCFVPATEAQLPIFDCILARVGAGDNQLKGVSTFMAEMLETATILRSATKDSLIIIDELGRGTSTYDGFGLAWAISEYIAEKIHCFCLFATHFHELTTLSEKNPHVKNLHVEALVQDKDGEGGGKERDITLLYQVKEGICDQSFGIHVAELANFPESVVKLAKRKAEELEDFGDNQTPAFSSKFPKTEIDAGTDIVKEFLDTWKSRVSAAGNGEGADAEMATSEDEMVQLLKNTAEEFKDRLEGNEWVKSLMSTF